Proteins from a genomic interval of Equus quagga isolate Etosha38 chromosome 13, UCLA_HA_Equagga_1.0, whole genome shotgun sequence:
- the CD244 gene encoding natural killer cell receptor 2B4 isoform X2 — translation MLGQALALILLLLPKRYQGQEFLDSAVRVVGLSGKPLRLQPLSMQTEANSVEWKVQLPSKPGLYWILSWKNGSTKIDYEDWILKDFKNRLTFTTENLTLLIKAAQQQDSGLYILEVTDSSGKVWGRQFQVSVFDHVEKPRLQRKVKAVDRGMCQAVLNCSVSRGGNVTYAWYRGSELIRSSTNLTYLEQQIDVNGSHTYTCNVSNPVSWASDTLTLTLTQDCQSAYQKSIPLLYLVITMILLLALFLGTLSCFCVWRRKRKQSQASPAEFLTIYEDVNNLQIKRNQPPSSGLGGKEDNKGAEKMKGGRKGILVQIRTC, via the exons AATTCCTAGATTCTGCTGTCCGTGTGGTTGGACTCTCAGGAAAGCCTCTCCGGTTACAGCCTCTGAGCATGCAGACAGAGGCAAATTCTGTTGAATGGAAGGTGCAGCTGCCGTCAAAGCCAGGACTTTATTGGATACTGTCTTGGAAAAATGGTTCTACGAAAATCGACTACGAAGATTGGATTTTGAAAGATTTCAAGAATAGACTCACTTTTACGACTGAGAACTTGACTCTTCTCATCAAGGCAGCTCAGCAGCAGGACAGCGGCCTCTACATCCTGGAGGTCACCGATAGCTCTGGGAAAGTTTGGGGAAGGCAGTTTCAAGTTTCTGTATTTG ATCATGTTGAGAAGCCCCGCCTGCAGCGCAAGGTGAAGGCTGTAGACAGAGGGATGTGCCAGGCAGTTCTGAACTGCTCGGTCTCCAGGGGTGGCAACGTGACCTATGCTTGGTATAGAGGGAGTGAGCTGATCCGCTCGTCGACGAACCTCACCTACCTGGAGCAGCAGATTGATGTCAATGGCTCGCACACATATACCTGCAATGTCAGCAATCCTGTCAGCTGGGCATCCGACACCCTCACCCTCACCCTCACTCAGGACTGTCAGAGTGCCTATCAGA AATCCATCCCTCTGCTCTATTTGGTGATCACCATGATTCTGCTACTCGCTCTGTTCCTCGGCACCCTCAGCTGCTTCTGtgtgtggaggaggaagaggaaacagtcAC AGGCCAGCCCAGCGGAATTCTTGACAATTTATGAAGATGTCAACAACCTGCAAATCAAGAGAAATCAG CCTCCTAGCTCTGGCCTTGGAGGAAAAGAGGACAACAAGGGAGCAGAGAAGATGAAAGGAGGCAGAAAGGGCATCTTGGTGCAGATTCGCACCTGCTGA